The sequence below is a genomic window from Rhinopithecus roxellana isolate Shanxi Qingling chromosome 19, ASM756505v1, whole genome shotgun sequence.
TTTCTGCGGCCAGGTGGTCCCACCAAAGGCAGCTCAGTGACTCTCCTGGCTGGCCTGGGTCAGACCAGCCTCGCAGACCCAGTAATAGGGCTTCTGGCAGACGTCGTCATTCCACCTGCCGTCTGGGTGGAAGTGGGCACAGTCCTCGCCTCCGCCCAGCCCGTGCCCCTGCCAGTCGTCTGGCTGGCCTGGCTTCCAGTTCCTGAGAGGAGAAGACAACAGCAAGCTAGGAAGGGTAGGTGGAGTAGAATTCAGTTCAGGGGAGGAGAGGCTGACAGTCAAATCCCTGGGGGGCAGCGCTGATGGAGGACATTGGCACAGAAAGCCAGGGTGCACTCACTGGAAGCCGGTCTCATAGTCTGTTCCATCCACCCACTTCCAGGCTCCTTCAAGGTCACTGAGGCCCATCCAGGTGTATGCGAAGCTTAGATGTTCCTGGacaaaattctgggttgacagaAGGGCAGTGGTGACTTCTCCCCATCCCAGCCAACTCCTTAAAGCAGATTCTCAACTTTAGCTCTTCGTTAAATCAGCTGAGGAGTTTGGGGATGTTTCCCTGGATGCTCAGGCCTATTAAATCTCTGAGGGTGTGGCACAGATGACGGTCATTCTGGAAGCTCTCAAATGATTCCAATGTGCGGCCAAGATTAAGAACTACTTCCCTAAATGGGACTTGTCTTAGGAACTGAGTACCAGAAGCCCTCACCTGCTCCTCCCTGGAGTTGATGACCACCAGGTGGGCGTCCTCCAGCTGACAGTGCTTCTCAGCCTCGGCCCAGGGCATCCCGGAGTGAGAGAACCAGTAGCAGCTGTCTTGGTGCTCCACCCAGTTGATGGGGCAGCAGGTCCTTTCAGTAGAGGCTGAGTGGGAAGAAATAGAGTGGAGAGGTTGAGGCTCTGCCCATTGGGCCATGGGCAGAAAAGCAGGGCCAGGTCCTCCCCACACCTTCCTCACCATTGTTCTTGAGGGTAGCCACCTGGCAGGTCAGTTTATTCAGGTCTTGCATCAGCCGCTGGACTCGCAGGAGCATTTCAGAATGAACTGGGACACACACAGATGGGCAGTGGGGACAGTGGCCTAGGTGTGCCTTCTGCTTAGTGTGTTCCTGCAGCTCAGATGTCCCTGCACAGGGCCAACCCCAGGAACATTCcttcctgcccccacccaccccctaTATCATGGTCAGATACAGCCATCAAATCCGCTTTGGATTCCTCCACTCCTGTTTCTCCAGCCTGCTCTCCAGAGAAAGCAtgccactttttgttttttagagatggagttacactcttgttgcccagcctggagggcaatgacatgatcttggctcaccacaacctccgtctccca
It includes:
- the LOC115894879 gene encoding C-type lectin domain family 10 member A-like isoform X2, encoding MTVTYENFQDLESEEKVQGVRNGLPPPQSLLQHLRSGPCLLLLSLGLGLLLLVIICVVGSQNSKFQRDLVTLRTDFSNFTSNTVAEIQALTSQGSSVEEMIASLKAEVEVIKQEQQAVHSEMLLRVQRLMQDLNKLTCQVATLKNNASTERTCCPINWVEHQDSCYWFSHSGMPWAEAEKHCQLEDAHLVVINSREEQEHLSFAYTWMGLSDLEGAWKWVDGTDYETGFQNWKPGQPDDWQGHGLGGGEDCAHFHPDGRWNDDVCQKPYYWVCEAGLTQASQESH
- the LOC115894879 gene encoding C-type lectin domain family 10 member A-like isoform X3, yielding MTVTYENFQDLESEEKVQGVRNDSKFQRDLVTLRTDFSNFTSNTVAEIQALTSQGSSVEEMIASLKAEVEVIKQEQQAVHSEMLLRVQRLMQDLNKLTCQVATLKNNASTERTCCPINWVEHQDSCYWFSHSGMPWAEAEKHCQLEDAHLVVINSREEQNFVQEHLSFAYTWMGLSDLEGAWKWVDGTDYETGFQNWKPGQPDDWQGHGLGGGEDCAHFHPDGRWNDDVCQKPYYWVCEAGLTQASQESH
- the LOC115894879 gene encoding C-type lectin domain family 10 member A-like isoform X1, translated to MTVTYENFQDLESEEKVQGVRNGLPPPQSLLQHLRSGPCLLLLSLGLGLLLLVIICVVGSQNSKFQRDLVTLRTDFSNFTSNTVAEIQALTSQGSSVEEMIASLKAEVEVIKQEQQAVHSEMLLRVQRLMQDLNKLTCQVATLKNNASTERTCCPINWVEHQDSCYWFSHSGMPWAEAEKHCQLEDAHLVVINSREEQNFVQEHLSFAYTWMGLSDLEGAWKWVDGTDYETGFQNWKPGQPDDWQGHGLGGGEDCAHFHPDGRWNDDVCQKPYYWVCEAGLTQASQESH